In Alkalihalobacillus sp. FSL W8-0930, a single window of DNA contains:
- a CDS encoding sugar transferase, which yields MLNIFPNKFARGFTICIDLFIIIMAYVLAFTVRYESTAPRNIEAFMSVIPWILLISVVFICIYEVDRLVQYDIWDIIRKLAVSLTFIMLLTMTASFLFREFALPRLVIILAHVFAFGLMLTWKVLYTKYNQLSKKGKLMFIGAESEFHEMEDNLSQFLSNNGRAKYYDMKSNVQQLKTQLLNYDFIFLSSSLEDEKKNRIIFHAMKNNKLVYIVPTVNELLVMNTSVTTLDDTMVMQVKPFTLPVAQLAMKRLTDIVLSLAILVATLPVSFIAAIVIKIEDGGSIFFKQERIGKDHKQFHILKFRSMVENAEEQTGPTLAQSGDNRITKIGRFMRKTRIDELPQLINVLVGDMSLVGPRPERDFFADQFQKDNKWFNYRNTVKPGITGYAQVMGKYTTNVDKKLKFDLHYIRNYSIWLDFIILLRTVLVVINKAKSEGEVKKPKKVGIFAKKQEDF from the coding sequence ATGCTAAATATCTTTCCCAATAAGTTTGCTCGAGGGTTCACGATTTGCATAGATCTTTTCATTATAATTATGGCATATGTTTTAGCTTTTACTGTGAGATACGAAAGTACAGCGCCACGAAATATTGAAGCTTTTATGTCCGTTATTCCATGGATCTTGTTAATTAGTGTTGTTTTTATCTGTATATATGAGGTAGACCGACTCGTGCAGTATGATATTTGGGACATTATACGTAAACTGGCTGTGTCTTTGACATTTATTATGTTGCTAACGATGACTGCTTCTTTCTTGTTTCGAGAGTTTGCACTACCGCGACTTGTTATTATTTTGGCACATGTGTTTGCATTTGGATTGATGCTTACATGGAAGGTATTATATACGAAATATAATCAACTCTCAAAAAAAGGTAAACTAATGTTTATTGGAGCAGAATCCGAGTTCCATGAAATGGAAGATAACCTTTCTCAGTTTCTCTCGAACAATGGAAGAGCTAAGTATTATGATATGAAGTCAAATGTTCAACAACTTAAAACACAACTTCTAAATTATGATTTTATCTTCTTAAGTTCCTCTCTTGAAGATGAGAAAAAGAACAGAATTATCTTCCATGCGATGAAAAACAATAAGCTTGTTTATATTGTACCAACAGTCAATGAATTGCTGGTGATGAATACATCAGTCACAACACTTGACGACACAATGGTGATGCAAGTCAAACCATTTACTCTTCCTGTGGCTCAGTTAGCTATGAAACGTCTTACTGACATTGTGTTATCATTAGCGATTTTAGTTGCTACATTACCAGTCTCATTCATAGCTGCAATTGTCATTAAAATTGAAGATGGTGGATCCATTTTCTTTAAACAAGAGCGGATTGGTAAGGACCATAAACAATTTCACATTTTAAAATTCCGTTCAATGGTAGAAAATGCTGAAGAACAAACTGGCCCAACGCTAGCTCAATCTGGAGATAATCGCATTACGAAAATTGGACGTTTTATGCGAAAAACACGTATTGATGAACTTCCACAATTAATTAACGTTCTTGTTGGGGATATGTCCTTAGTAGGTCCAAGACCTGAGAGAGACTTCTTCGCTGATCAATTCCAGAAAGACAATAAGTGGTTTAATTATCGAAACACAGTGAAACCAGGTATAACGGGATATGCTCAGGTTATGGGTAAGTATACAACGAATGTTGACAAAAAACTTAAATTTGATTTGCACTATATTCGAAATTACTCCATTTGGTTAGATTTCATTATCCTTCTTAGAACGGTTCTTGTTGTCATTAACAAGGCTAAATCAGAAGGAGAAGTTAAAAAGCCAAAAAAAGTGGGTATATTCGCTAAGAAGCAAGAAGATTTTTAA
- a CDS encoding ABC transporter permease, whose protein sequence is MREIFRYKELLYFLVHKELRIRYRNTFFGYFWTLLEPLGLMLIFTLVFMVIARVSIENYTLFLVSGLIPFMYTQHSVSRGTKSLTANGSLIKKIYFPRELFPITVTASSLVNLLISLLLVAAYSLYINGSIPLIGLAVLPFVILLQTVLLLGIVFLFSCINVYFRDVEFIVGLLMRGWMYLSAVMYPLLQVKEQLGGYFILFQLNPMVTILTIYRWIFHGGELTPTFGMIAYTIIVSFTLFFAGWAFFKVMSRKIGEVM, encoded by the coding sequence ATGAGAGAAATTTTTCGATATAAAGAACTTTTATATTTTCTTGTGCATAAGGAACTGCGTATTAGGTATCGCAATACATTTTTCGGTTATTTCTGGACACTACTAGAACCATTAGGCCTGATGTTGATTTTTACTTTAGTTTTTATGGTTATTGCAAGAGTTTCAATTGAAAATTATACTCTTTTTTTAGTTTCGGGTTTAATTCCTTTTATGTACACACAACATTCAGTATCAAGAGGAACAAAGAGTCTTACAGCGAATGGCTCATTAATTAAGAAAATTTATTTTCCTAGAGAACTGTTTCCTATCACTGTAACAGCGTCGAGTCTTGTGAATTTACTTATTTCCTTGTTGTTAGTAGCAGCATATTCACTTTATATTAATGGATCTATTCCTTTAATAGGTTTAGCTGTACTCCCATTTGTGATTTTATTACAAACAGTTCTTTTGCTAGGAATTGTATTTCTTTTTTCATGTATTAATGTTTACTTCCGAGATGTTGAGTTTATTGTAGGATTACTTATGCGTGGATGGATGTATTTATCTGCAGTCATGTATCCACTCCTACAAGTTAAGGAACAATTAGGCGGATATTTCATACTGTTCCAGTTGAATCCAATGGTTACAATATTGACAATTTACCGATGGATCTTTCATGGGGGAGAGCTTACGCCAACTTTTGGAATGATTGCTTATACAATTATTGTTTCATTTACCCTCTTTTTTGCAGGCTGGGCTTTCTTTAAAGTGATGAGTCGTAAGATTGGAGAGGTGATGTAA
- a CDS encoding ABC transporter ATP-binding protein, translating into MSNAIEVNHIKKAFRKPSEKTIKGQLISLFKREKTIDKFQALEDVTFSVKKGEGYAIIGKNGAGKSTLFKVISGVIVPDSGEIKVNGSLMPLIELSAGLSGDLSGLENIRLNCAIYGLKKQEIEKLLPIIVDFAELDEFIHTPVKFYSSGMKARLGFSIAVHIETDIVLIDEVLAVGDRDFKKKCNEKMLEMKKAGKTIVIVSHSMGPLKKLCDRAVVINRGKVEDEGDIHKMIELYESK; encoded by the coding sequence GTGAGTAATGCAATTGAAGTGAATCATATAAAAAAAGCTTTTCGTAAACCTTCTGAAAAAACGATAAAGGGACAATTAATTTCTCTGTTTAAAAGAGAAAAAACAATAGATAAATTCCAAGCACTAGAAGATGTAACCTTTAGCGTTAAGAAGGGTGAAGGGTACGCCATCATCGGAAAAAATGGTGCTGGGAAAAGTACTTTATTTAAAGTGATTTCAGGTGTGATTGTACCTGATAGTGGTGAAATTAAAGTAAATGGATCCTTAATGCCTCTGATTGAATTAAGTGCGGGATTAAGCGGAGATTTATCTGGGCTAGAGAATATACGTTTGAACTGTGCAATTTATGGATTGAAAAAGCAAGAAATTGAAAAGCTCCTACCTATAATTGTTGACTTTGCAGAACTTGATGAGTTCATTCATACGCCTGTTAAGTTTTATTCGTCAGGTATGAAAGCTCGATTAGGTTTTTCAATAGCTGTACACATTGAAACAGATATTGTTCTGATTGATGAGGTACTAGCTGTTGGTGATAGAGATTTCAAAAAGAAATGTAATGAAAAAATGCTTGAAATGAAAAAAGCTGGTAAAACCATTGTTATTGTTTCGCATAGCATGGGACCATTAAAAAAATTATGTGATCGAGCTGTTGTCATAAACCGAGGTAAGGTAGAAGATGAGGGTGACATTCACAAAATGATTGAATTATATGAGTCTAAGTAG
- a CDS encoding glycosyltransferase family 2 protein, with translation MSNVTISVLVVTRNEENYIKELLTKLINQTLNRNQYEIIIVDGQSEDKTLEVIEPILKKNKDFIRVISNPQKTLPPGWNLGIKASRGDYILRVDGHTLVPDDFLENYIHLINRKPEVDCVGGIIVSKGEGFQGEINQYVYSHRFGVGNSKFRTTKDVWEGFVDTVPYGAYKKEVFETVGYFNEHLKRNEDIEFHKRMKDKGGQFYLSTSIQSTYYVRPSLSGLIKKSLGDGVWNIMANRVSPGSLRRRHKAPLYAFSFGVLVTIAAILHPVARWCFMSMILLYLFAAALSMIELAKKNGIKYFVPGIFTFFCLHFFRGFGSFSAHFKKEYWVINQKSQQESDKRFN, from the coding sequence TTGTCTAATGTTACGATCTCAGTTCTAGTCGTTACTAGAAACGAAGAAAATTATATCAAAGAGTTATTGACAAAGCTGATTAATCAGACCTTAAACAGGAATCAATATGAGATTATTATTGTAGATGGCCAATCAGAGGATAAAACGCTAGAAGTAATAGAACCCATACTAAAAAAGAATAAAGACTTTATAAGGGTCATATCGAACCCGCAGAAAACATTACCACCTGGCTGGAATTTAGGAATTAAAGCCTCTAGAGGAGATTACATCCTAAGAGTAGATGGTCATACATTAGTACCTGACGATTTTCTCGAGAACTATATACACTTAATTAATAGAAAACCAGAAGTGGATTGTGTAGGTGGAATTATCGTATCAAAAGGGGAAGGATTCCAAGGGGAGATCAATCAATACGTTTATTCCCATCGCTTTGGAGTTGGCAATTCCAAATTCCGTACGACAAAAGACGTATGGGAAGGCTTTGTTGATACTGTGCCTTATGGAGCCTATAAAAAAGAGGTATTTGAGACAGTAGGTTACTTTAATGAGCATCTGAAACGAAATGAAGATATTGAATTTCATAAACGTATGAAAGACAAAGGCGGACAATTTTATCTATCTACGTCTATTCAATCAACCTATTATGTAAGACCATCTCTTAGTGGTTTGATAAAAAAATCTTTAGGTGATGGTGTGTGGAATATTATGGCTAACCGTGTAAGTCCGGGAAGTTTAAGACGGCGTCATAAAGCACCTTTGTATGCATTCTCATTCGGAGTTTTAGTCACGATTGCGGCTATACTTCACCCGGTAGCTAGATGGTGTTTTATGAGTATGATCCTTCTATATCTGTTTGCAGCAGCTTTATCTATGATCGAGTTAGCCAAAAAAAATGGAATAAAGTATTTTGTGCCGGGTATCTTCACATTTTTTTGTCTTCACTTTTTTAGAGGCTTTGGGAGTTTTTCAGCCCATTTTAAAAAGGAATATTGGGTAATCAATCAGAAAAGCCAGCAGGAAAGTGACAAAAGGTTTAATTGA
- a CDS encoding SGNH/GDSL hydrolase family protein, protein MFILKNLAFVLTIILSIGIIAFGYISYQNKLNDLATNAETDVTNNTTNSSNEIIESEENHSFGGILGDTYENVDTNELNIVFFGSSALESVLDDPADADIWPDLLVQAIESKNHPVTYNIINVEKQSTLDILNSSDIDLLVESNPDIVFLESLTLNDNGLLLIEESEDNLNLLLTQLNEELPNSKIILYPSNPLLNPVQYLSQIQSLNQFAEENSILYANHWGTFPEVTDPQIEEYSKSGILSEKGHQELAKFMEEFLTK, encoded by the coding sequence ATGTTCATCCTGAAAAATTTAGCATTTGTTTTAACAATTATTTTGTCAATTGGAATTATCGCTTTCGGATACATATCTTATCAAAACAAACTTAATGATTTAGCAACTAATGCCGAAACAGACGTTACTAATAATACCACAAATTCATCAAATGAAATAATAGAGTCAGAAGAAAATCACTCGTTCGGTGGAATACTTGGTGACACGTATGAAAATGTTGATACAAACGAACTCAACATTGTTTTCTTTGGTTCCAGTGCTCTTGAATCTGTTCTAGATGATCCAGCAGATGCTGATATCTGGCCTGATCTTTTAGTTCAAGCCATTGAAAGTAAGAACCATCCAGTCACATATAATATTATTAATGTAGAGAAGCAGTCGACTTTAGATATCTTAAATTCTTCTGACATTGATTTACTTGTTGAATCTAATCCTGATATTGTTTTCTTAGAGTCATTAACTTTAAATGATAATGGTTTACTTCTTATTGAAGAATCTGAGGATAATTTGAATTTACTCTTAACTCAATTAAATGAAGAATTACCTAATAGTAAAATTATTTTATACCCATCTAATCCACTCTTGAACCCGGTACAATATTTATCACAAATCCAGTCTTTAAATCAGTTTGCTGAAGAAAATTCTATTTTATACGCTAATCACTGGGGAACTTTTCCAGAAGTCACAGACCCTCAAATAGAAGAATACTCTAAGAGTGGTATCCTTAGCGAAAAAGGTCATCAGGAGTTAGCCAAATTTATGGAAGAGTTCCTAACTAAGTAA